A region of the Helicobacter ganmani genome:
ATGCAAAAATACTCATCACACCAAAAATCGCTGTTGTTAGCAAAAATGCTTGAGCTACAATCTCTGCTCCACCTGGCATTCCTAAGATTCTACTAAGAATAGGAGTGAGCGTTAAGCCTGTCATAAAAGTAAAAGCAAAAAGCAACAACAAATTAAGACCTGCTTTTGCTCTTGCGAACATTAAACCAAACAATAAAGCAAATTCCAAAATCACAAATCCAATATAATATTGTGAAACTAAATATCCCAATGCAGAAATTCCAATGTATGCACCCACTGTTGCCGCAAGTAAAGAGCCTGCAAAAAGTTGATAAGTTTGTTTTACAAAACTAATGAGTGCAATATCGCTTTGTGCGAAAGCCTCATTATTTGTTTCATTCTGATAACCTTTATAATTCAAGGGTTTTCTATCGTATAATGACATTTTAGCATTCCTTTATTTTAATTTTAAGGTTGCGATTATATCTAAAATTCACTAAGAATAGCATTAAATATGTTACAATTTTACTTTATTTAAAGAATTATGGAGCAAAATGGAAAAAATTAAAATTTTTATTAATGGATTTGGCAGAATTGGACGCTGTATTACACGTGTTGCGCTCTGTGAAATGCAAGATAAAATTGAAATTGTTGGCATTAATGACCTTGCAAATCCAGAGATTTTAAGCTATCTTTTAACGCACGATTCCGTGCATCAAAATACCTCAATCCAATGTGGAGAAAATTCTTTCATTTTTAATGGTGTCAAAATTCCTTTCTCCCAAAAGAAAACACCCAAAGAGATTGATATTTTAGGGGCAGATATTGTCATTGAAGCAAGCGGTTTATTTTTAACACAAAAAGAAGTGGAATCCCACTTGCAAAAAGGGGCTAGACGCGTGATTTTTTCTGCTCCCGCAAAAGACGATACAAAAACTTTTGTCTTAGGAGTGAATCACAAGGATTATCAAGGGGAAAAAATCATCTCCAATGCGAGTTGCACTACTAATGCACTCGCTCCTATTGTTATGCTGCTAGACGAAGCATTTGGCATAGAAAAAGGAATCTTAACAACCATTCATAGTTATACTAATGACCAAAATCTCATTGATGCGGCACATCACAAAAATGACTTTCGTCGCTCACGCGCAGCAGCGGTTAATATTATTCCAACAACAACAGGTGCAGCCAAGGCATTACACTTAGTTTTGCCACGAATGAAAGACAAACTGCACGGACACAGCGTGCGTGTTCCTGTGCCAAATGTCTCTATGGTCGATTTGAATGTAAATTTACTTCAAAAAACAAGTGCAAAAGAAATCAATACACTTTTCAAAGAAGCAACCAATAACAGACTTCAAGGAATCTTGGGCTTAGATACGAATTTTGGCGTTTCACAAGATTTTGTTAATTGCCCATTAAGTGGCGTCGTAGCACTTGATTTGACTTTCGTATTGGGCGAAAATATGGCAAAAATTATGACTTGGTATGATAATGAATGGGGTTATTCCCATAGAATCTTAGAAATGGCTCATTATATTTTAAAGGACGAAATTTGAAAAGTATAAAAATTTTTATTCATATTTTACTTAGCCTATGTCTATTTAATGAAATTGCGATAGCAGAAAAAGCAAAAACAAATACAAAAAAAGAGTTGCTAAAAAAGAATACACCTTTTGATATTTATGAACTAAAAGGCAAACAAAATGGAACAACCTTATTAGTCATCGGTGGAATCCACGGAGACGAGCCGGGTGGATTCTTTACCCCCGCATTGCTTGTAAATTTCTATCAAATCAAAAAAGGTAAAGTAATTGTTGTGCCAAATTTAAATCCGGATAGCATTTTAGCCTTTAGGCGCGGAGTCTATAAAGATATGAATCGTAAGTTTGCCACTATTAAACGCAATGATCCAGACTTTGATAATGTCCAAGCCATCAAAAAACTTATCACTAATGAAGAAGTTGATTTTATCATCAATCTTCACGATGGACACGGATTCTACCGAGAGAAATGGGAAAACTCCATTTTCAACCCTAAAGCTTGGGGACAAACTTATGTGATTGACCAAAAAACTTTAGACAATGTAGCCTTTGGGGATTTGGATTCCATTGCCAAACAAATAGAGTCCAAACTTAACCAACGCCTACATTATGACTTTCATACCTTTGGTGTGCGCAACACAGAAACGCGCATCAAAGATGAAGAGCAGCAAAATTCTCTTACTTTCTTTGCCATTACACACTTAAAGCCCTCGTTAGCGATTGAAACAAGCAAAAACATCACCGAATTACCCCTTAAAACACTTTATCAACTAAGCTCTATTGAAGCACTAATGGAGATTCTAGGAATTGAATTTGAACGCAAATTTGACTTAAACCTAGAAAATGTCGCTCAAAAAATCAACGATTTTGGTAGCGTCAAAATCAACCATAATGTTACCCTTAAGCTAAATGGAATCCGAAGCTTTATCAATTTTGCTCCGCTTTTAGCGCAAAATAATGTTTTTGATTTCACTCACCCTCTTGGACGCGCAAAAAAAACAAAAGAGGGATATGAAATCTATATTGGGCACAAAAGAATCAGCCTGCTAAAGCCTGATATTTTCCCTATGCAATGCAATGTGAAAGAAGTTGAAATAGAGCTAGACAAAGAAGTAGTAAAAGCAAATTTTGGTGAAACTTTAGATTTCCAACAAAATTTCTTAATTCGCGGACAAACAGGTGTGCGCGTCAATGTGATAGGCTATTCTAAAAAAGGAATTGTGAGCGAACATGGGCTTACCATTAATAAAGAAAATATTGATAAGCGATATTCTTTAGACAAAGCAAAAAGTATCTTTCGTGCAGAATTTTATCAAGGTAAAAATTTCTGCGGTATGATTAATTTGCACATAAAAGAATAACAATGCAATCTCAAAATATTCAAGACAAGCAAAACACGGCAGTTGTATTGTTAAATATGGGAGGACCTAATTCTTTATTTGAGGTGAAAACATTTTTACAAAATATGTTTGCAGACCCTTATATTTTGCCAATTAAAAACAATTTTTTGCGCTCAATAGTTGGGAGCTTTATCGTCTATAAACGTTTGGAGGAAGCACAAAGCAATTATCAAAAAATTGGCGGAAAATCACCTCTTGTTGGACATACTTTTCAATTATGTGCAATGTTGCAAACTATGGAATCGCAAATGTATTTTACCTACGCAATGCGCTATACGCCACCTTTTGCGGACATAGTTGCGCAAGATTTAAAAGAACGCAACATTCAAAAAGTTGTGCTTTTTAGTATGTATCCACATTTTAGTTACACCACCACAACGTCCTCAATGAAAGATATTTTAAGGGCATTTAAAGCAAATAAGTTTGCACCAAAAATAATGCAAGTGGAACGTTATTATAAAAACAGAGCATATAATTTAGCAATAGTAGAACGCATTAAAGAGGCATTAGGTGGAGAGGATTGCAGAGATTTTCATCTTATATTTTCTGCACACTCCCTACCACAGAGAAATATAAGCAATGGAGACCCTTACCAAAAAGAAATTTTAGAAAATGTAGAGATTTTAAAGTCACTTTTTAAAGAGTTTGGACTGGAGTTTGCAAGCATAAAAGTCGCTTATCAATCCAAAATTGGACCCATTAAATGGCTTGAACCTAATCTACAAGACATTTTACCCTATTACCAAAATAAAAAAATGTTAATTTACCCGATTTCTTTTACAATAGACAATTCAGAAACAGACTTTGAACTCTCCTACCAATATAAACTAGAAGCGCAAAAATACAAGATTCAAGACTATCGTGTCGCAAAATGTCCCAATAGCGCACAAGATTTTGCAACTTGCATTTTAGAGCTCATTCAAAATGCAAAACCACTTAAAAATGAGTGAGATTTGCACCTCAACCCAAAGCAAACCGCTGCGCTCTTAGGGAATTCTGTATTGGCGAAAAAGGGATTCCCCTCTGTCGTTGTGAGGAATGAAATGACGAAGTAATCCATAATCTAGCATAAATTAAACTTTACAATAGAATCTTTAAGGGCAAGATTCTGCATTATGGATTTGCGCTTGCGACTTCTCACAATGACAAACAATGATACAAAATAAAGATTCTATCCTTTATCCCGCAAATTCAAATAATCCCTCAACTCCCTCTCTAACTTCTCTTGCAAAGATTGCGGGGAGAGAATCCTAATAAATGGCAAAAAGCATTTGGCGAGATTTAAAACCTCACCCTCATAGCTAAAGTGGCATTCTACGATGAAATCCCTTTGCGATTCCTCTATAATTTTATATTTTATTAAGAAATTCTTGCGAAAAATATATTCCCTCGCTTCGTTAGAAATGCACAAACGCACTAAAATAGGATTCTGCGAAATCCAAGCGGTAAGGCTTTGGTTGATTGCATCAATGATTTTTTCACTAGGCTTAAAGCCTTGCAAAACATTCAAACAACTAATTTTGGATAATGTAAAATACTTCAAAATCCCCTTTTCTTCCGCAAGCAAATACCAAATGCCATTATGATGCGTGAGCGCATAGGGATTTGCCTCCCTTTTCTTTTCTTCGTAGGTAAATTTTATCGTTTGGTAATGGCAACTTGCTTGTTTTAATTGCAAAAAGATATGCTCAATACTTGCAGGGGATTCTATATGGTGGTTTTTAATAAGAATCTTTGGAGTATCCTTTGGATTCTCTCTTTCATCTAAAATATGGGGGGGGGGGGCAGAATATGCGCGTTGGAATCTTGCTTGGAGCTTAGAATCTCACCAAGTAATGGTTCATCTAGTTTTGGGTAGAGATTCTCTATCCCGCTAAAATACGCGAAACTCCTAATATCCTTTAGTCCATAAAGCCCTAAAGAATGCTTATCCAAACAATAACACTCCTCTTCGTCCCTCACGATTTCTAAAAAATTAAATCGCTCATTTAAATCCCGCTGAATCGTGCGCTTACTAACCCCAAACTCACGCGACAAATCCTCTATGGTAAATCTCTCGCCACTAATGAGCTTCTTTAGGATTAGGGCTAGACGCATTGCAAGTGTGTCGTGTCCTTGTTTCATTTTATCCCTTTTAAAGATTTATTATAACACACAAATATCGCACTCACTAACGTTGTTTGATTTAAATTTTATTTGCTTTTGTGAGATTCTACAAGCAATAGCAGTAATTATAATAAAAATGGATTGGCAAATAATTTTCTTGCGACAAATCCTGTCATAGCGGCTTTGTATAATTTACATGATATTTTTAATAAAAGGAGTCAGCTATGGCATACAGATATGACCAAGATTTAGAGTTTTTAAGAGAGAAGGAGCTAAGTAGTCAAGATTTAAATGACTTAGTAGAAGTCCTTACAGGCGAAGAAGGCGATAGACGCTTAACTGAAATGCTTACTCAGAATGATTTATATAAGCGATTTTATCCCAATCATAAAGAATATTTAGATTTAGTTCTTGAGGAATTACAATGTTTTGGTGGAAACACGATTATAAACATATTGCGTGGCGGAGGTGTCCTATATAAAGAGATTTTATGCGATGTGTGTGATAAACTTAAAGTTAACTATGATAAAAAATCTCCAACTGAATTAATAGAACAAAATATGTTTATGAAACTCGCAGTGGATGTTTTCTCCAAAATGGACAAAGATGAAGTAAAAAAGGTAGCAGAATCAATGAATGTGAAAGATTTACCATTGGTCCAGAGCTGGTTGCTTATGCGCAACTTGCATTTAGGGCTGGAGGATTCAAATCCTATCAAATGACACTTATTGTAGCTAATTATATATGGAAAGTATTGTTTGGGCATGGATTACGACTCACAACTAATGCTTCCCTTACAAGAATATTATCCATCTTAGCAGGTCCTATTGGTTTGACAATCACAGCACTATGGACTGTGTGGGATATCGCTGGTGCTGCTTATAGAGTAACGGTTCCAGCAGTGATTCAAGTGGCATTCTTGCGACAAACTTACAAGGAAATAAAATCTGGCAGCATAAAACGAGACAATACGAATAATTAAAAGGAGTAGGCAATGTCATTAATCTATTTAGGAAAAGAAATTTATGATTGGCTTAATAACTGCAAAAAAACAAAGCAATACCATAACGAAACAGAAACAAATTTAAATCAGGCATTTTTATCTTTTGAGGCAACCAATCAAAAATTACAAAATGCCTTTGGGGAGCTAGGACGACTACAAACACATATTCTTCAGAGTAACCTCAAAGAATATGAAAAACTTGCGGAAAAATTAGTAGGCATTAATGACTTGGATTTGCAAGGTATGAGTGGAACAGAGATTATGGATTTAAAAAATCTTGATAAATCTATTGTGGCTATCAATGAGATTATTGTCGGGTTAATAGCTAGCGGTGTATCTGGAGCTATGGCAGGATTTGGTGCGTTTGGTGCGGTAGGAATGTTCGCAACCGCTTCTACTGGCACAAGTATTAGCACATTAAGTGGTGCTGCAGCCACAAAAGCAACTCTAGCTTGGTTTGGCGGGGGAAGTATAGCAAGTGGTGACTTGGGTATGGCTGGGGGAATGTGGGTGCTAGGAGGTATTGCTGCGATTCCAGCTGTCGCTACCTTGATTATGATTCTAGGCAAAAATGCCGAATCTGCAAAATACAAAGCATTAGCCCAATGGTGCAGCACTAAAGCCTTAATAGAAGAGATAAAAGCAGAAATTCTAGCAAAACAACAAGTCATCAATAAAGCACAAGAAAAAACGAAAGACTTGTTTAAAAGCAGTGATTTACTGATGAAACAAATCGGCATTGTAGAATATATCTCAAAAACACAAGGAAAGAGCGTAAGCAAATGGAATCTTTCCTTAAAAAATGCGATGAAAGACTACAAAAAATTGAGCAATTACGCAATAAAAAAAGTCTTACACAAAGCGAGGAAAAAGAATTAAAAAAAACTTGAAAAATTGCAAAAAATTGATAAACAAAAGGCAATGGAAGCAGATAAACAAGCACGAGATGAAATTAATGCAAAGATTAATAAAACTTATTACACGAGTAAGAAATTTATATTAAATTCTGCAAAAACTTCCGTGAATGAAGGTTATAAAATGGGAATGCAACAAGCATTAGGGATAATTATAGTTGAATTTTTTACCGCTGTATTAGAGGAAGTTGAGGATATTTTCAAAAAAGGGTTTTATACTTGTGAAAACTTTTTTGAGAGCTTGAAAATACGCTTAAAAAAAATTGCAGACAAAGTAAAACAAGCATTAATTGGTAAATATAAAGAAATCGTCAAATCATTTGGCGATGGTTTTATGTCAGGAATTTTATCTAATCTTACTACAACAATCATTAATATTTTTGCAACAACCTCCGCTAGACTTGTAAGAATCATAAGAGAGGGTATATTTTCTTTTTTTAAAGCAATCAAGTTGGTTTTATTTCCGCCAGAAAATTTAACGCAAGAGCAAGTTTGGTATGAAGCAAAAAAACTCATTGTAAGCGCAATCATTGTTGGACTTGGCGTTTTGATAGAACAAGGTATAGAAGCATTTTTAACCTCTCTTGGACTCGGAGCTTTTGCAAATGTATTAACAAGCGTCTTTGTTGGTGTGCTCACAGGCATTTCCATAGCTATTGCAATGTATTGGCTAGATACGAACCAAAAAAGCGTAGAACAAATGCGCTATGAAGCTATTTCTAAATTATGCGCAGAAAACCTCCCCCAACTCATAGCGGAGCGGGAGGAAATAGAGAGGCTAATAGAATCCACGCACAAGGAGCGGTTAATGACACTTGATAGCTCGTTTGCAGATTGCGCAATCGCAATGGAGAATAACGATGTTGACGCCTATACTGAAGCATTACAAAAGATTAACGCACTTTGGGGCGCAGAACTAAAAATCAAAACAATGCACGATGTCAAAGCAATTCTGCAAAAGCCAAATAGAACAGGCTGCTTAGAATGGTAGAATCCAAATCTTAGATTCCGATTTAATAAGTCTTTGCGGATTTTAAAGGAGTAGCAATGCTATGGGCGATTTTGAGTGCTATTTTGGGACTTATTTTAATCCCGCTCATTCTTTTCCTTAAGGCGATAGTGCCTCTTTTGTTTATTGTGATTTTTGGATTATCCCCTTACGCCCTTGTAGCAGTGCTAGGATTCATAGGCTTATGGCTTATCTTTTCTTACCACAACGCAAAGGATTCTTAGAATCCTTAAATCGTCATTGTGAGGGCAACTCGTGGTGCGCCCCCGCTGCCATTGCGAAGCCTAGAGGCTCTGGCGTATCCCTGCTATCATTGCGAGGAGCGAACGAAGCGAGTAACGAAGTAATCCATAATTTAGAATCCCGCCTTAAATTTACTACTTACTTTTTTAAGATTCCATTGTCTTATTTACTGAAGTTTAATATTATAGATTGCCACGAGACAAAGCCCTGCAATGAAGCGGTGGTGTGATTTTGCCACTTAGTCATTGTGAGAAAATTTGAAAAATTTTCGTTGCGCACTATGTAGCAATTCGCTCACACTTACAAATCTAAATTTAAGCATATCTTAAAGGCGAACAATGGAACCATAAAAAGGCTTTGGATAGATTATAGATTGCTTCGGGCACACCCTCGCAATGACGCGGTGATAGAATCTCATCTTAGAGATTCCATTGTAGATGTTTAGGATTCCGCGCCCTTACTTTCTGACTTCAAATTCCCACTAGAAAACTTCTCTTTAATGTTTTCAAGCTTATCCTTAATTGCATCAGTATAGCCATAATCACTGCAAAAAACTTGTTTTTTGTCAATCTCCTCATCAAGCCACTTCTTAGCAATCCAACCTGCCGCAAATCCTACAACAAATCTAAGCATAATGCCTCCTTAAATTAATTTATAGATTTCTCTATGGGCAAATTATAAACCAACAAGATGACAGGATATGTCGCGAAATTTATTTTGTGGAGTTATGTAATAGGATTCTATGTATCCAATGATTTGTGCAGATTCTATGCTCTCACAATGGACAATAATTCTTAATAATAAAAAAGAAAGGTAAAAAAATAGATTCCAAACAAGGGCTATTGTGCCCCATTAACGCATTGTTAAATCTTTATAATCTTACAAAATAGCAAAGCCTAAGCTCTGCTATTTGCTACACTTTCGCCTCTTCGCGCCTTTGTAGATACTCCCAATATTCATCAACTCTCTTTTGCCATTCTGTGATTAAATGCTCATTTTCCGGCTTAAAGAGATGCTTAAATCTCGCTTGTGCGCCTAGATAATCACGCACAGGAACGACATTTTTCGGGCGATAAGTGATTTTTAGCTCTCGTCCATTGATAATTTCAAAGAGCGGAAATACAAGAGAATCTACTGCTAAATCACTCATTTCAATCGTTTGATTAGAGGGGAATCTCCATTCTGTGGTGCAAGCACTCATTGCGTTGATAAAAGTTGGTCCCTCTGTTTCAATTGCAGTTTTGATTTTTTTACTCATATCTTTCCATTTATTAGGCGCAACTTGTGCCACATAAGGTGCGCCGTGCGCTGCCATAATGAAAAGTAAATCTTTCTTTCTGTCCTTTTTGCCATAGCTTACGCGTCCTGCTGGTGTAGTAGTTGTAGAAGCACCAAGCGGTGTAGAACCACTCCTTTGCCCCCCTGTGTTCGCATACACTTCATTATCTAAGCACACATAGGTGAAATCATGCCCTCTTTCAAAGCAACCACTAATAAATTGAAATCCAATGTCATAAGTAGAACCATCACCACCAAAGGCTACGAATTTTGGTTCTTTATCACTATAAAGCCTATTTTTGCGCTTTAATGCCTTATACATTGCCTCTGCACCTGCAATAGCTGTGGAGCTATTCTCAAATCCAATATGAATCCA
Encoded here:
- a CDS encoding Bax inhibitor-1/YccA family protein; protein product: MSLYDRKPLNYKGYQNETNNEAFAQSDIALISFVKQTYQLFAGSLLAATVGAYIGISALGYLVSQYYIGFVILEFALLFGLMFARAKAGLNLLLLFAFTFMTGLTLTPILSRILGMPGGAEIVAQAFLLTTAIFGVMSIFALRTKKDLASMGKMLFIALIVVVVGSLINLFLGSPILQVVLAGVGAILFSIFIAYDTQNIVRGLYDSPVMAAVSLYLDFLNLFISLLQILGIFNSRE
- the gap gene encoding type I glyceraldehyde-3-phosphate dehydrogenase, encoding MEKIKIFINGFGRIGRCITRVALCEMQDKIEIVGINDLANPEILSYLLTHDSVHQNTSIQCGENSFIFNGVKIPFSQKKTPKEIDILGADIVIEASGLFLTQKEVESHLQKGARRVIFSAPAKDDTKTFVLGVNHKDYQGEKIISNASCTTNALAPIVMLLDEAFGIEKGILTTIHSYTNDQNLIDAAHHKNDFRRSRAAAVNIIPTTTGAAKALHLVLPRMKDKLHGHSVRVPVPNVSMVDLNVNLLQKTSAKEINTLFKEATNNRLQGILGLDTNFGVSQDFVNCPLSGVVALDLTFVLGENMAKIMTWYDNEWGYSHRILEMAHYILKDEI
- a CDS encoding M99 family carboxypeptidase catalytic domain-containing protein gives rise to the protein MKSIKIFIHILLSLCLFNEIAIAEKAKTNTKKELLKKNTPFDIYELKGKQNGTTLLVIGGIHGDEPGGFFTPALLVNFYQIKKGKVIVVPNLNPDSILAFRRGVYKDMNRKFATIKRNDPDFDNVQAIKKLITNEEVDFIINLHDGHGFYREKWENSIFNPKAWGQTYVIDQKTLDNVAFGDLDSIAKQIESKLNQRLHYDFHTFGVRNTETRIKDEEQQNSLTFFAITHLKPSLAIETSKNITELPLKTLYQLSSIEALMEILGIEFERKFDLNLENVAQKINDFGSVKINHNVTLKLNGIRSFINFAPLLAQNNVFDFTHPLGRAKKTKEGYEIYIGHKRISLLKPDIFPMQCNVKEVEIELDKEVVKANFGETLDFQQNFLIRGQTGVRVNVIGYSKKGIVSEHGLTINKENIDKRYSLDKAKSIFRAEFYQGKNFCGMINLHIKE
- the hemH gene encoding ferrochelatase produces the protein MQSQNIQDKQNTAVVLLNMGGPNSLFEVKTFLQNMFADPYILPIKNNFLRSIVGSFIVYKRLEEAQSNYQKIGGKSPLVGHTFQLCAMLQTMESQMYFTYAMRYTPPFADIVAQDLKERNIQKVVLFSMYPHFSYTTTTSSMKDILRAFKANKFAPKIMQVERYYKNRAYNLAIVERIKEALGGEDCRDFHLIFSAHSLPQRNISNGDPYQKEILENVEILKSLFKEFGLEFASIKVAYQSKIGPIKWLEPNLQDILPYYQNKKMLIYPISFTIDNSETDFELSYQYKLEAQKYKIQDYRVAKCPNSAQDFATCILELIQNAKPLKNE
- a CDS encoding WYL domain-containing protein, yielding MQLKQASCHYQTIKFTYEEKKREANPYALTHHNGIWYLLAEEKGILKYFTLSKISCLNVLQGFKPSEKIIDAINQSLTAWISQNPILVRLCISNEAREYIFRKNFLIKYKIIEESQRDFIVECHFSYEGEVLNLAKCFLPFIRILSPQSLQEKLERELRDYLNLRDKG
- a CDS encoding HTH domain-containing protein codes for the protein MKQGHDTLAMRLALILKKLISGERFTIEDLSREFGVSKRTIQRDLNERFNFLEIVRDEEECYCLDKHSLGLYGLKDIRSFAYFSGIENLYPKLDEPLLGEILSSKQDSNAHILPPPPIF
- a CDS encoding thiamine pyrophosphate-dependent enzyme, translating into MSEIKNLKQYSRASERFEGAHLLCPGCAHGMIVREVLNATEHPLLIATSTGCLEVSTAVYPYTSWDTPWIHIGFENSSTAIAGAEAMYKALKRKNRLYSDKEPKFVAFGGDGSTYDIGFQFISGCFERGHDFTYVCLDNEVYANTGGQRSGSTPLGASTTTTPAGRVSYGKKDRKKDLLFIMAAHGAPYVAQVAPNKWKDMSKKIKTAIETEGPTFINAMSACTTEWRFPSNQTIEMSDLAVDSLVFPLFEIINGRELKITYRPKNVVPVRDYLGAQARFKHLFKPENEHLITEWQKRVDEYWEYLQRREEAKV